GCCCGGGCACTCATCGAGGGCATCCGCGTGGCCGCCCCCGACGAGGCGGGCCCTTGGGAGATCATCGCCGAGACCCTGGAGGCCCACGACGAGCTCGACGCCGCCCACGAGGCCTTCACCACGGCCGTCTCCCGGCTCATCGCCCCGGACGACGAGATCCCCTACTCCACCCGGTCGCTCCTCACCGGCCGCCACCGCGTCCGCCGCCTGCTCGCCCTCCCCCACGACGACTGGGACACCCTGGCCGACCGCCTCCACACGGCGGCCGTACCGCTGGACGAACTGCACGACCCGAACCGTCTGTGGGCCCTCGGCTCGTCCGATCCCACCGAACTCCGCGCCGAGATCGCCCGCCTGCGCACCGAACTGGGCACCTACCGCGCGGCGCTCTCCCGCCCCTTCCCGGTCGCCGTACTCCACTGGCCGACCGCGGAACTCAGCGAACTCCTCACCGCCTACCCGGCACTGACGGTGGAGTACCCGGCCCACGACACCCACCTCAGCTCCATCGAATCCGCCCTGCGGGACCTCTCCACCGCCGGCACCGGCAACCTGGGCATCGTCACCGGCACCGTCCCGTCCTACGAAGCCTTCGCCGCCTCCGAGGCGACCTCACCCGAAGACCCCAATCTGCTCCCGCAGTACGCCACCACCCTGGCCGCCCGCGGGCGCGCAGTGCCGTGGCCGCCGGCCAGGGGCGCGGACTGCTGGTGCGGGACGGGGTCGGCTTACGGACAGTGCCACGGCGCCAACCGGATCCAAGGGGTCTGAGACCCCCGACGCCCCCGGGTGTGTACCGCCCGCACCGGGGCGGGGGCTCGTACCATCCGGTCATGGTGCGGAAGCGCGTGATCGTGTCAGGGCTGGTCCAGGGTGTGTTCTACCGGGACACCTGCCGACGGGTGGCCCGGGAGTACGGGGTGTCCGGGTGGGTGCGGAATCTGGCCAACGGGAACGTGGAAGCGGTGTTCGAGGGGGATCCGGACGCCGTGGAGACAGTGGTGCGCTGGACGCGGGAGGGTCCTCCGGCGGCGGAGGTACGACGGGTGGACGTCGCGGATGAGGCGCCCCAGGGCATCGAGGGCTTCGAGGTGCGGGTGACTGCGCCGAGGCCGGAGGGGTGAGGCTCCCGGCCCCGCGGCAGCGGCCGGGTCCGCACCGCGGGCCCGGGACCGACGGGACGAACGCACGACGGGACGAACGCACGGCGGGACGAACGCACGGCGGGAAGGGCCGGAGCGGATTCGCGCCCGGTCCTTCCCGGTCAGCCGATTCGACCTGATCGTTCGTTCAGGTCCTTCACTTCGGTCGGTTCGGTCGGGCGGTTCGGTCGGTCACATCGCGATATCGGCCGGTCGGTGGGTATGCCCTTCCACGTCAGCCGCCGCGCGGTCCACCAGTTCGTGGGCCAGCTTCGAGCAGGCGCGGGCGGCTGCCAGTTCCTCTCCGATCTTCGGGTCCGGAGTGTCGCTCGGGCTGCGCCTCGCTATGCCGAGCCCCTGGACGCCGGGGGCGTCGGGGCCACTGAGGGAAGCCTTGCAGGCGGTCCGGGTCCCGTCTTCCTCGAACGAGAGGTCGATGTTCCAGTGCTGCGTCATGACGGATCACTTTCGCCGTACGGGCATTACTGAACGGGATGCGCGAATTCCACCAGGTCCTTGAACTGGCGGAGGTCCTGCCGGACGGTCCGTTCGAAGGCCGCCGACTGTGCAAACCCCTTGGGGCCGCCGAAACTGTCGTGCGCCTCGCCCGGGTCGTACTCCATCCGCAGCTGGACCCTGGTGTGTGTCGCGTCGAGCGGGAGGAGCGAGACGGAGCCGCTGAGGTGCGGGGCGTCCACCGTCCTCCAGGTCATCGTTTCCCGGGGCCGGAGGTCCTCGGTGGCGGCGTCGACTCCGCGGACGCCGCCCCGGGTGCCCTCCAGATCCATGTGGATGCCCGACGCGCCCTCGCGCCGGGCCTCGCGGACTCCTCCGACGAAGCGGGGATAGTCCTCGACCTGGTGCAGATGGTCCCAGACCACGTCACCGGGTGCCGTGATGTCGATCTGTTCTTCGAGAGTGGGCATGGCGATCTCCCCTGTCTCTGCTTCCAGGGTGCGTTCCGGGGCGCTTCACCGCAACGGCGGACAGTGCGGCGGCCGGTACGTGTCCCGCGTGCGCTGATCTCCGTTGTGAGGCGCATGAAGCGTCTTCCAGCAGTGGTCTCCGCGGTGATGGTGGCGGGCCTCGCGGGT
This DNA window, taken from Streptomyces sp. SCSIO 30461, encodes the following:
- a CDS encoding acylphosphatase; amino-acid sequence: MVRKRVIVSGLVQGVFYRDTCRRVAREYGVSGWVRNLANGNVEAVFEGDPDAVETVVRWTREGPPAAEVRRVDVADEAPQGIEGFEVRVTAPRPEG
- a CDS encoding DUF1876 domain-containing protein is translated as MTQHWNIDLSFEEDGTRTACKASLSGPDAPGVQGLGIARRSPSDTPDPKIGEELAAARACSKLAHELVDRAAADVEGHTHRPADIAM
- a CDS encoding SRPBCC family protein, translated to MPTLEEQIDITAPGDVVWDHLHQVEDYPRFVGGVREARREGASGIHMDLEGTRGGVRGVDAATEDLRPRETMTWRTVDAPHLSGSVSLLPLDATHTRVQLRMEYDPGEAHDSFGGPKGFAQSAAFERTVRQDLRQFKDLVEFAHPVQ